In Gammaproteobacteria bacterium, a single genomic region encodes these proteins:
- a CDS encoding biopolymer transporter ExbD has protein sequence MAFGSLNNKSTSSPITEINVVPLVDVMLVLLVIFIITAPLLTHSIKIDLPKASNTTNQTQLEHIELSIKEDGSVFWNGEQVNLEDIDSRLASASALQPQPELHIHADRLAYYESVAKVMAAAGKAGMTRIGFITDPHEQ, from the coding sequence ATGGCCTTCGGAAGCCTGAACAATAAATCCACGTCATCACCGATCACTGAAATCAATGTCGTACCGCTGGTCGACGTCATGCTGGTATTGCTGGTGATTTTCATCATCACGGCGCCGTTGCTTACCCATTCGATAAAAATCGATCTGCCCAAGGCCAGCAATACGACCAACCAAACGCAGCTCGAACATATCGAACTATCCATAAAGGAAGACGGCTCCGTGTTCTGGAACGGGGAGCAGGTCAACCTGGAAGATATCGACTCACGCCTCGCGTCCGCCTCGGCGCTGCAGCCTCAACCGGAATTACATATCCACGCCGACCGGCTTGCCTACTATGAGTCTGTGGCAAAGGTCATGGCCGCCGCCGGCAAGGCCGGCATGACTCGTATTGGATTTATCACGGATCCACACGAGCAATAG
- a CDS encoding aldehyde dehydrogenase family protein produces the protein MDLSRIHTSNRWTILKSIQIDNSEILPVLHIIRYRSQELEAICMQINASGYGLTFGLQSRIEDNMQLVAKHIRAANMYFNRSMTGATVGVQPFGGEGLSGTGPKAGGPHYLTRFVTERTLTINTAAIGGNIELLARED, from the coding sequence TTGGATTTATCACGGATCCACACGAGCAATAGATGGACCATCCTCAAAAGCATTCAGATTGATAATTCTGAGATCCTACCGGTGCTGCATATCATCCGCTATCGCTCCCAGGAACTGGAGGCCATCTGCATGCAGATTAACGCATCCGGCTATGGCCTCACCTTCGGCCTGCAAAGCCGCATTGAAGATAATATGCAGCTGGTTGCAAAACACATACGCGCAGCCAATATGTATTTCAACCGCAGCATGACAGGGGCTACTGTGGGCGTGCAACCTTTCGGTGGCGAAGGGCTTTCAGGCACAGGCCCCAAAGCAGGCGGGCCGCACTACCTTACGCGTTTTGTTACCGAACGCACGCTGACCATTAACACAGCAGCCATTGGTGGCAATATTGAGTTGCTCGCGCGCGAGGATTAA
- a CDS encoding 2OG-Fe(II) oxygenase has product MLPVHPYWWFKGAISPEDCRRIMARGQEALEQLKQIGGDTTGVTLGSTHKGAENAGASALADRTLEDAAQEAGASQPEATKGKYIRDSEVCFLSDGWIYDLVFPLIAEANQRAGWLYEVDFAEPLQFAAYRPGGFYGWHTDGFTCHNGAYRAFEPGVTPLVNGKPPPNCIDNPKMLGKVRKLSMTLNLNEPGAYEGGNLKFDFGPHVRHRERYHECEEIRPQGSMIVFPSYVYHQVTPVTSWIRYSLVVWVLGKPFR; this is encoded by the coding sequence ATGCTCCCGGTACATCCCTATTGGTGGTTCAAGGGCGCGATCTCCCCGGAAGATTGCCGCAGGATCATGGCGCGCGGTCAGGAGGCCCTGGAACAGTTAAAGCAAATCGGGGGCGACACGACCGGCGTCACCCTGGGCTCCACGCACAAGGGCGCGGAAAATGCCGGCGCCAGCGCGCTGGCGGACCGGACGCTGGAGGATGCAGCGCAGGAAGCAGGTGCCTCCCAGCCGGAGGCCACGAAAGGGAAATACATCCGGGACAGCGAGGTCTGTTTCCTCAGCGACGGCTGGATCTACGACCTGGTGTTTCCGCTGATCGCCGAGGCCAACCAGCGCGCCGGCTGGCTTTACGAGGTCGATTTCGCCGAGCCGTTGCAGTTCGCGGCCTACCGGCCGGGCGGATTCTACGGCTGGCACACCGACGGCTTCACCTGCCATAACGGTGCGTACCGCGCGTTCGAGCCCGGTGTCACGCCGCTGGTGAACGGCAAGCCGCCGCCAAACTGCATCGACAATCCGAAGATGCTGGGCAAGGTCAGGAAGCTGAGCATGACGCTGAACCTGAACGAGCCGGGCGCCTATGAAGGCGGGAACCTCAAATTCGATTTCGGCCCGCACGTGCGCCACCGGGAACGCTATCACGAGTGCGAGGAGATCCGGCCGCAGGGTTCGATGATCGTGTTCCCGTCCTACGTGTACCACCAGGTCACGCCGGTGACCTCCTGGATCCGCTATTCCCTGGTGGTGTGGGTGCTCGGAAAACCGTTCCGTTAG
- a CDS encoding methyltransferase domain-containing protein yields the protein MNAVTTFDPIRFKDTTRAQWENAADAWHRWGPLLGEWLGPTTERMLDLAAVRTGSRVLDVAAGAGEQTLRAARRVGPAGHVLATDISPAILEYAVATARAAGLSQVATRELDGEALDVLPAETFDAVISRVGLIYFPDQQQALTGMKHALKPGGRIGAVVYSTPQNNAFFSIPVSIIRRRARLSPPVPGQPGPFSLGADGVLATALERAGFRDVTVENMDAPVRLASAAECVRFERESFGALHQMMATLSEDERADTWREIESELKKFEGSGGFVGPCEMLVAVGVK from the coding sequence ATGAACGCGGTAACTACTTTCGATCCGATCAGATTCAAGGATACGACTCGGGCGCAGTGGGAGAACGCCGCTGACGCCTGGCACCGCTGGGGGCCGCTCCTGGGGGAGTGGCTGGGCCCAACCACCGAACGGATGCTGGACCTCGCCGCTGTCCGAACCGGCAGTCGGGTACTGGACGTGGCGGCCGGCGCCGGCGAGCAGACGCTGCGCGCCGCCCGCCGCGTCGGGCCGGCCGGTCATGTGCTGGCGACGGACATCTCGCCGGCGATCCTCGAGTACGCCGTCGCGACGGCCCGCGCGGCGGGGTTGTCGCAGGTCGCGACGCGTGAACTGGACGGCGAGGCACTGGACGTGCTGCCGGCCGAGACCTTCGACGCCGTCATTTCGCGCGTCGGGCTGATCTACTTTCCCGACCAGCAGCAGGCGCTGACCGGCATGAAACACGCGCTGAAGCCTGGCGGGCGCATCGGCGCCGTCGTGTATTCCACGCCGCAGAACAATGCCTTCTTCTCCATCCCGGTGTCGATTATCCGTCGGCGCGCCAGGCTGTCGCCACCTGTGCCGGGCCAGCCGGGGCCGTTCTCGCTGGGTGCTGACGGTGTTCTTGCCACGGCCCTGGAACGCGCGGGGTTTCGCGATGTGACCGTGGAGAACATGGACGCACCGGTACGCCTGGCGTCGGCAGCCGAGTGCGTGCGCTTCGAGCGCGAATCGTTCGGTGCGTTGCATCAGATGATGGCTACGCTGTCCGAGGACGAACGCGCCGATACCTGGCGCGAAATCGAGAGCGAATTGAAGAAATTTGAGGGCTCGGGCGGCTTTGTTGGCCCGTGCGAGATGCTGGTGGCGGTGGGGGTCAAGTAG
- a CDS encoding TonB-dependent receptor produces MQCWCTSIPAWNRIDRWNGILYSLRTGPGVLYSSYAECRAGISLALDRRAEAPGALTVIVTDANTNRPLSTVQIIITERETNSTRSVETDAGGRVVVEQLDPGLYSVNVAKSGFASSYEPSLRVITRKNIQVAFELIREQVLEEIVVQARQADALASASSTYLDREALRSAVGGGGDPLLSLDGLPGLASTGEFANFSVRGRGPRDNLMFVDDFPFDKAVHFDASLGEQEDVGGGGRFSIFAPNVISGAEFSPGGWGAAYGGRAASLLKLEVADGNPSPSASLRLDLAGYEVGYDGPAGITEDSSLLISARRLDFGAFFETIEERDIGDPVLRDIIVKSVIPINQNHTFEILLIDTHEDYTRDVTHVFASPNFEDAALQDSEQDSDLHGLTLRSLIGENAVWTNKVYYRTSDKISSEGESFPDLVPAGSPASSFPVREDIITIGEDETEIGWGSDFETANQWGMFSAGIRVTQIELDYDTVLDGDWIQFIYDDDDFRADPDQRYIVLTPANTNSSLNQKETSYAGYVEQVFERGDWDFRTGVRFERDGFADESFASPRFGVNWRPSNTVRYFATAGLFHQSPRFLDLSANESNDLKTEEITHRSLGFEYFPNNSWSVLTEAYYQGLDSLVVDLDRVSGTFANIGDGTSRGFDVVANRTIREGIYATATYSYNDAVVDRKDGRGDVAADFSRKHVSTLGLTWEINDRWKVAGRYKYLSGRPDEDFIIHSDVLGAGQPLRYSKEITERNVGRKSSYSLLNLRVDYRRAFGPIDVTTFLDVINVTAASSSDDTEFDYRRGVEVEDDNEAEPLIGLRLDYAW; encoded by the coding sequence ATGCAATGCTGGTGTACTTCTATTCCCGCATGGAACCGGATCGACAGATGGAACGGCATACTTTATTCTTTACGGACTGGACCAGGCGTTCTTTATTCTTCCTATGCCGAGTGTCGTGCCGGCATTTCCCTTGCGTTGGACAGGCGAGCAGAGGCGCCCGGTGCACTGACTGTCATTGTCACAGATGCGAATACCAACCGGCCACTCTCAACTGTGCAGATCATAATCACGGAACGGGAAACTAATTCCACACGATCAGTAGAAACCGACGCAGGAGGTCGCGTCGTCGTTGAACAGCTCGACCCGGGCCTCTACTCGGTGAACGTGGCAAAAAGCGGGTTCGCATCATCGTATGAGCCAAGCCTACGCGTGATTACGCGCAAAAATATACAGGTTGCATTCGAACTAATTAGAGAACAGGTACTTGAGGAAATAGTGGTTCAAGCACGGCAAGCTGATGCGCTTGCATCAGCTTCCAGCACCTACCTCGATAGAGAAGCGTTGCGAAGTGCCGTTGGCGGTGGCGGAGATCCGCTGCTATCGCTGGACGGGCTACCTGGCTTGGCATCCACCGGTGAATTCGCGAACTTTAGCGTACGCGGCCGTGGCCCAAGAGATAATTTGATGTTCGTTGATGATTTTCCCTTTGACAAAGCGGTGCACTTTGATGCGTCACTCGGTGAACAAGAAGATGTCGGTGGTGGCGGCCGTTTCTCGATTTTCGCACCGAATGTTATCAGCGGGGCAGAATTTTCACCGGGTGGGTGGGGTGCGGCTTATGGCGGCCGGGCGGCTTCGCTGCTCAAACTGGAAGTCGCCGATGGCAACCCAAGCCCTTCAGCAAGTCTGCGCCTCGACCTTGCAGGCTATGAAGTTGGTTACGACGGCCCTGCCGGTATCACCGAAGATTCTTCTTTGCTCATTTCCGCCCGACGACTTGATTTCGGAGCATTTTTTGAAACGATCGAAGAACGGGACATTGGAGATCCTGTGCTAAGAGACATCATCGTAAAGTCGGTCATACCAATCAACCAGAACCACACGTTCGAAATCCTACTGATAGATACACACGAAGACTATACCCGCGATGTGACTCACGTTTTTGCGTCGCCCAATTTCGAAGATGCTGCACTTCAAGATTCTGAACAAGATAGTGATTTGCACGGTCTGACACTGCGATCATTGATCGGTGAAAATGCTGTCTGGACCAACAAGGTTTACTACCGCACAAGCGACAAGATCAGTTCAGAGGGGGAATCTTTTCCTGATCTCGTACCAGCGGGATCACCTGCGTCCAGTTTTCCGGTACGGGAAGACATTATTACCATCGGTGAAGATGAAACAGAGATCGGCTGGGGAAGCGACTTCGAGACGGCGAATCAATGGGGCATGTTCAGTGCCGGTATTCGAGTAACGCAAATTGAACTGGACTATGACACCGTCCTGGATGGCGATTGGATCCAATTTATCTACGACGACGATGATTTCAGGGCAGACCCCGATCAGCGTTATATTGTGTTGACTCCCGCCAACACCAACTCTTCACTAAATCAGAAAGAAACGAGCTACGCAGGTTATGTAGAACAGGTTTTTGAGCGCGGCGATTGGGATTTTCGCACAGGCGTGCGGTTCGAACGGGACGGTTTTGCAGACGAAAGCTTCGCGTCGCCCAGGTTCGGTGTCAATTGGCGGCCGAGTAATACGGTTAGATACTTTGCGACCGCAGGGCTCTTTCATCAATCGCCGCGATTTTTAGATCTTTCCGCTAACGAGTCGAACGACCTCAAGACCGAAGAAATCACGCACCGTAGTCTAGGTTTTGAATATTTCCCGAACAACAGCTGGTCGGTGTTGACTGAAGCCTATTATCAAGGCCTCGACAGCCTGGTTGTAGACCTTGATCGCGTTAGCGGAACATTTGCAAACATTGGTGACGGCACATCGCGCGGCTTCGATGTCGTGGCCAACCGTACGATTCGAGAAGGCATTTACGCTACCGCAACCTACTCTTATAACGATGCCGTAGTTGACCGGAAGGACGGTCGCGGTGACGTAGCTGCCGACTTCAGCCGCAAGCATGTCTCGACCCTCGGTCTGACCTGGGAAATCAACGACCGCTGGAAGGTCGCCGGGCGCTACAAATATCTTTCTGGCAGGCCAGACGAAGACTTTATTATTCACTCAGACGTGCTGGGAGCCGGACAACCTCTACGCTACTCGAAAGAGATCACTGAGCGTAATGTTGGCCGCAAAAGCAGTTACAGCTTGTTGAACCTTCGCGTTGACTATCGGCGCGCATTTGGCCCCATAGATGTAACAACCTTTCTCGATGTCATCAACGTAACGGCAGCGTCCTCGAGCGACGACACCGAGTTTGATTACCGCCGAGGCGTTGAAGTGGAAGACGATAACGAAGCCGAGCCGCTTATTGGTCTGCGTCTGGATTACGCCTGGTAA
- a CDS encoding transposase: MPRRARIAVPGIPWHIIQRGNNRSACFYAYEDYRRYLDTLQEQAEKHGCAIHAYVLMTNHVHLLLTPAREDSAGLLMKHLGQRYVQYINRTYRRSGTLWEGRFRSCLARDPEYVLGCYRYIEMNPVRAAMVRHPGEYRWSSYRANAEGERDSVITLHQDYLRLGSSDENRRESYRGLFNAHLDPDLVANIRSATNGNYVLGPERFQEEIGRMLQRRVVPGKSGRPVKADS; this comes from the coding sequence ATGCCGCGTCGCGCCCGTATTGCTGTTCCAGGCATTCCCTGGCATATCATTCAGCGAGGGAACAATCGATCAGCGTGTTTCTACGCGTATGAGGATTACCGCCGTTATCTGGATACCCTCCAGGAGCAGGCGGAAAAACATGGGTGCGCGATTCATGCCTATGTCCTGATGACGAACCATGTTCACCTGTTGCTGACGCCTGCGCGAGAGGACAGCGCGGGTCTGCTGATGAAACATCTTGGTCAGCGGTATGTTCAATACATCAATCGCACATATCGCCGTAGCGGTACACTGTGGGAAGGACGTTTTCGCTCCTGTCTGGCCCGCGACCCGGAGTATGTGTTGGGCTGCTATCGGTATATCGAGATGAATCCTGTGCGGGCCGCCATGGTGAGGCATCCGGGGGAATATCGCTGGTCGAGTTACCGCGCGAATGCGGAAGGCGAGCGAGACAGTGTGATTACGCTGCACCAGGATTACCTGCGCCTCGGGAGTTCGGATGAAAACCGCCGCGAGAGCTATCGGGGATTATTCAATGCGCATCTCGATCCGGATCTGGTGGCCAATATACGGAGTGCCACGAACGGAAACTACGTGCTCGGACCGGAACGGTTTCAAGAGGAGATCGGCCGCATGCTCCAGAGGCGGGTGGTTCCGGGCAAATCCGGGAGACCGGTGAAGGCTGACAGCTAA
- a CDS encoding energy transducer TonB, with product MYKYTATIQPKSTTPKWIPLTLVIGLHAGLIWALWNTQIRLAIEQTAPLFVSLIQTPSKQAEPTPVPTPPEPKPRPVIEPPPKPQIVSEAPVFEPTDYVAPAPEPIPEPEPVAVSAAPEEVAIESEQVVLPELAVACPQRAAPVYPVWSKRMREQGVVVLRVYLDTSGRVVRTEVNRTSGSPRLDEAAQQAVQRWRCRPATRNGQPASAVALQSINFVIN from the coding sequence ATGTATAAATATACTGCCACGATACAACCCAAGTCCACGACACCTAAATGGATCCCTCTCACCCTTGTAATTGGGTTACATGCTGGTCTCATCTGGGCGTTATGGAATACGCAGATCCGCCTGGCCATTGAACAGACGGCGCCCCTGTTCGTATCGCTGATCCAGACGCCCTCGAAACAGGCGGAGCCGACGCCCGTCCCGACACCGCCGGAGCCCAAACCTCGCCCGGTAATAGAGCCCCCGCCCAAACCGCAAATCGTCTCAGAGGCGCCTGTTTTCGAGCCGACCGACTATGTAGCGCCGGCACCGGAACCCATCCCGGAACCTGAACCTGTCGCTGTGTCGGCGGCGCCCGAAGAAGTCGCCATCGAATCGGAGCAGGTCGTTCTACCTGAACTGGCCGTGGCCTGCCCGCAACGGGCCGCGCCTGTCTATCCCGTCTGGTCGAAACGGATGCGGGAGCAGGGAGTAGTGGTCCTGCGGGTCTACCTGGATACCTCCGGTCGCGTGGTACGCACCGAAGTCAATCGTACCTCCGGATCCCCTCGCCTCGACGAGGCCGCACAACAGGCGGTGCAGCGCTGGCGCTGCCGTCCGGCGACCAGGAACGGGCAGCCTGCTTCTGCCGTCGCCCTCCAATCGATCAATTTCGTCATCAATTGA
- a CDS encoding YbaN family protein, whose protein sequence is MTRILALILAYFFLALALVGIFLPGLPTVPFLLLTAWFAARGSDRLHRWLYAHPHLGRLLIDWEQERAISRRSKVLAVVMLIGSWFVMYPQLDNYWFLSGITALFIAVAAYLISRPEPGEVA, encoded by the coding sequence ATGACACGTATTCTGGCGTTAATTCTCGCCTATTTTTTTCTGGCTCTGGCACTTGTGGGTATTTTCCTTCCGGGTTTGCCAACGGTTCCTTTTCTTCTCCTGACTGCATGGTTTGCTGCAAGAGGGTCTGATCGGCTGCATCGCTGGCTGTATGCGCATCCACATCTGGGCAGGTTGCTGATAGATTGGGAGCAAGAAAGAGCGATATCACGCAGAAGCAAAGTCCTGGCCGTAGTAATGCTTATAGGAAGCTGGTTTGTAATGTATCCTCAGTTGGACAATTATTGGTTTCTTTCGGGAATTACTGCATTATTTATCGCGGTGGCAGCGTATTTGATCAGTAGGCCGGAGCCCGGGGAAGTGGCATAA
- a CDS encoding helix-turn-helix transcriptional regulator, with amino-acid sequence MTDYGQFCTVARGAEIFGERWTPLVVRELLCGSARFNDIRRGLPRMSATLLVQRLRKLEEVGVVRRVRGDDGWEYRLTPAGEELRPIVLQIGHWGARWIGSRLRRDQLDAGFLMWDIRRFAQIDQFPRDRRVVIRFHFRDAGPRERRWWLVVENGEADLCRDDPGHELTLIVESTVRALTEIWTGDSDTKAELSAGHLRVAGTERDARNLWRWLGRSMFAPGRTAR; translated from the coding sequence ATGACGGACTACGGCCAATTCTGCACCGTGGCGCGCGGCGCTGAAATCTTTGGCGAGCGTTGGACGCCGTTGGTGGTGCGCGAACTGCTATGCGGCAGCGCGCGCTTTAATGATATCCGCCGCGGTTTGCCGCGTATGTCTGCCACCCTTCTGGTCCAGCGCCTGCGCAAGCTTGAGGAAGTGGGTGTGGTGCGGCGTGTGCGCGGCGATGACGGCTGGGAGTACCGCCTCACGCCGGCCGGGGAGGAACTGCGTCCCATCGTCTTGCAGATCGGCCACTGGGGTGCACGCTGGATCGGCAGTCGACTGCGGCGCGATCAGCTCGATGCCGGCTTCCTGATGTGGGATATTCGCCGTTTTGCGCAAATCGATCAGTTTCCGCGCGACCGTCGCGTGGTGATCCGCTTCCATTTCCGTGACGCGGGACCGCGCGAGCGGCGTTGGTGGCTGGTGGTCGAGAACGGCGAGGCCGACCTCTGCCGCGATGATCCCGGCCATGAGCTGACGTTGATTGTGGAGTCCACCGTGCGTGCGCTGACAGAAATCTGGACCGGCGACAGCGACACCAAGGCCGAATTGTCCGCCGGACACCTGCGCGTCGCCGGCACAGAGCGCGACGCGCGCAATTTGTGGCGCTGGTTGGGCCGAAGCATGTTTGCCCCAGGCCGTACCGCCAGATAG
- a CDS encoding MotA/TolQ/ExbB proton channel family protein: MESTLGFSHFLTQTDTLGKVVLVLLLLLSVSSWFLILTKGLQNFLARRRADDFLAKFWEAESLDQTAFHDEKGLDNIFSQLAHTACLAGQQDRHGKQKLAAAGGINEYLTRVLRNAIDQETARLEHGLTLLASAGSAAPYIGLFGTVWGIYHALVSIGLAGQGTLDKVAGPVGEALIMTALGLAVAIPAVLAYNYFTRANRILLTRLEAFAHDLITLVTVGADDPEPAQGANPRPARPLVKAV, encoded by the coding sequence ATGGAATCTACCCTGGGCTTTTCTCATTTCCTCACCCAGACGGACACCCTGGGCAAGGTCGTTCTCGTCCTGTTGCTTCTGCTGTCGGTCTCGAGCTGGTTTTTGATCCTTACCAAAGGCCTGCAGAATTTCCTGGCGCGCCGGCGCGCTGACGACTTCCTGGCGAAATTCTGGGAGGCGGAATCCCTCGACCAGACGGCTTTCCACGACGAAAAAGGCCTGGATAACATCTTTTCACAACTGGCCCATACCGCCTGTCTTGCCGGACAGCAGGATCGTCACGGGAAGCAGAAACTCGCGGCCGCGGGCGGGATCAATGAGTACCTGACGCGTGTCTTGAGAAACGCGATCGACCAGGAAACGGCCCGGCTCGAGCATGGATTGACGCTGCTGGCCTCCGCCGGATCGGCCGCCCCTTATATCGGATTGTTTGGCACGGTATGGGGCATTTATCATGCCCTGGTCTCGATCGGGCTCGCCGGTCAAGGCACGCTGGACAAGGTGGCCGGACCGGTGGGAGAAGCCCTGATCATGACGGCGCTGGGCCTGGCGGTCGCCATTCCGGCGGTACTCGCCTACAACTACTTCACGCGCGCCAACCGTATCCTGCTGACCAGGCTCGAGGCATTTGCCCATGATCTGATTACCCTGGTCACCGTGGGGGCCGATGATCCGGAACCCGCGCAGGGTGCTAATCCCCGCCCCGCCCGTCCCCTGGTCAAAGCCGTTTGA